The following is a genomic window from Streptomyces lincolnensis.
TGCCGAGCAGGGCGGCCGCGGAGCCGGCGGAGCGCTTGGTGCGCATCAGGGCCAGGGACTGGGCGTTGGGCAGGGCGATGCCCATCGCGGACATCAGCACGAAGAGGGCGGCGGCCATGGGGGCCAGTCCGACCTCGCCGAAGACACCGGTCGACATCAGCAGCAGCGCGGTCGCGGCGGCGACGACGACGGCGAGCCCCAGGCCGAGGACCTTCTCCAGGCCGACCCGGCCGACCAGCACCTTGCCGTTGATCTGGCCGACGATCACCAGGCCGATCGAGTTCAGTCCGAACAGCAGGCTGAAGGTCTGCGGGGAGGCGCCGTAGATCTCCTGGATCACGAACGGCGAGGCCGCTATGTAGGCGAACAGGGCGGCGAAGGTGAAGCCGCCGGTGAGCATGAAGCCGGTGAAGGGCAGGTCGGCGAGGAGTCCCCGCATCGAGCGCAGCGCCTCGCCGACGCCGCCGGAGTGGCGCTCGGCCGGCGGCAGGGTCTCGGGGAGCTTCGTCCACACGATGACGCCCAGCAGGATGCCGAGGACCGTGAGGACGACGAACACGCCCCGCCAGTCCGTCACCCGCAGGACCTGCCCGCCGATGAGCGGCGCGATGATCGGGGCGACCCCGGAGATCAGCATCAGGGTGGAGAAGAAGCGGGCCATCGCCAGGCCGTCGTAGAGGTCGCGGGCCACGGCCCGCGCGATGACGATGGCCGCCGCGCCCGCGAGGCCCTGGAGCAGCCGGAAGGCGACCAGGACCTCCACGGTCGGGGCGAGCGCGCACAGGACGGTGGCGACGACGTAGACGGCGAGGCCGGCCAGCAGCGGGCGGCGGCGTCCCCACCGGTCGCTCATCGGGCCGACCACCAGCTGTCCGAGGGCCATGCCGAGCAGGCAGGCGGTGAGGGTGAGCTGGACGGTGGCGGCGGGCGCGTGCAGCGAGCGGGTGACCTCCGGAAGTGCGGGGAGGTACATGTCCATGGAGAGCGGCGGTGTGGCGGTGAGGCCGCCGAGGATCAGCGTGACGAGCAGGCCGGTGCGGCGCACGGCGGCCCGGTCGGCCCCGTCCTTCTCCGGGGCGGCCGCACGCTGTGCCTGTGGTGTCGGCACCCCCTGCGCTGCCCCCTGTGCCGGTGCCCCCTGCTCGGGCATGTGCCCCTCCCTCTCCGAGTACTGCGTTGTCCCGGGGGAACCCCCGGACCCCCGGCCCCCTACTGCTCTCAGCTCGTACAGAGTGCCGAGGGTCACGTGAGCGAGGACGGTCCGGGATGACGGAGCAGAGCGTGCGCTGGGGGATCCTGGCGACGGGCGGGATCGCGGCCGCGTTCACGGCCGACCTGGTGGATCTGCCGGACGCGGAGGTCGTCGCGGTGGCCTCGCGGACGGAGGAGTCGGCGCAGGCGTTCGCGGAGCGGTTCGGGGTGGAGCGGGCGTACGGCGACTGGGCCTCGCTCGCCGAGGACGAGGACATCGATGTCGTCTACGTCGCCACCCCGCACTCGGCGCACCGGGCGGCGGCCGGGCTGTGCCTGGAGGCCGGGCGGAACGTGCTGTGCGAGAAGGCGTTCACGCTGAACGCGCGCGAGGCCGGGGAACTGGTCGCGCTGGCGCGGGCGCGCGGGAGCTT
Proteins encoded in this region:
- a CDS encoding multidrug effflux MFS transporter codes for the protein MPEQGAPAQGAAQGVPTPQAQRAAAPEKDGADRAAVRRTGLLVTLILGGLTATPPLSMDMYLPALPEVTRSLHAPAATVQLTLTACLLGMALGQLVVGPMSDRWGRRRPLLAGLAVYVVATVLCALAPTVEVLVAFRLLQGLAGAAAIVIARAVARDLYDGLAMARFFSTLMLISGVAPIIAPLIGGQVLRVTDWRGVFVVLTVLGILLGVIVWTKLPETLPPAERHSGGVGEALRSMRGLLADLPFTGFMLTGGFTFAALFAYIAASPFVIQEIYGASPQTFSLLFGLNSIGLVIVGQINGKVLVGRVGLEKVLGLGLAVVVAAATALLLMSTGVFGEVGLAPMAAALFVLMSAMGIALPNAQSLALMRTKRSAGSAAALLGTSSFLIGAIASPLVGVAGEDTAVPMAVVQLAAALVAVACFMGMCRPWNKRATAEGVGS